From the Bacteroidia bacterium genome, one window contains:
- a CDS encoding DUF362 domain-containing protein translates to MKSKVAVLHTTPETVLDDYVRLAELAGMDTVLDPSATTILKDNISWHFPFPGANTTPWQLEATVLALRKHGFGDITCVQNKTVVTDAFKGEDLNGYVPIFKKYDIPVLFNFKEEDMTWVRYEPKADMLVLPKIYPEGIFIPEYFFGKNIIHLPTVKCHIYTTTTGAMKNAFGGLLNTKRHYTHSWIHETLVDLLAIQKEIHAGLFAFMDGTTAGNGPGPRTMYPEIKNVILASDDQVAIDAVAAKMMGFDPLAELRYVRLAHDRGLGIGDVRDIEIVGDDISNERWGFEVGDNGASRVGDIMWFGPLKGLQKLFFHTPLVHAFVAGSEIYHDYYRWPLKDKRTFENWLASTTWGALFNEYRRKGTLAD, encoded by the coding sequence ATGAAAAGTAAAGTCGCCGTTCTGCATACGACACCCGAGACCGTCCTCGACGATTATGTGCGCCTGGCCGAATTGGCCGGCATGGACACAGTACTCGACCCCTCCGCCACGACCATCCTCAAGGATAACATCTCCTGGCATTTTCCCTTTCCCGGAGCCAACACGACACCGTGGCAGCTCGAAGCCACCGTGCTGGCCCTCCGTAAGCATGGCTTCGGCGACATCACCTGCGTACAAAACAAAACAGTCGTGACGGACGCCTTCAAGGGTGAGGATTTGAACGGCTACGTACCCATTTTCAAGAAATACGACATCCCCGTCCTCTTCAATTTCAAGGAAGAGGACATGACCTGGGTACGCTACGAGCCCAAAGCCGACATGCTCGTCCTGCCGAAAATTTACCCCGAAGGGATTTTTATTCCGGAATACTTTTTCGGGAAAAACATCATCCACCTGCCGACGGTGAAGTGTCACATTTACACCACGACCACGGGCGCGATGAAAAACGCCTTCGGGGGCTTGCTCAACACCAAGCGCCATTACACGCATTCATGGATCCATGAAACGCTGGTGGACCTTCTGGCAATACAGAAGGAAATTCACGCCGGCCTGTTCGCCTTCATGGATGGAACAACAGCGGGCAACGGTCCCGGTCCGCGTACCATGTACCCCGAAATCAAGAACGTCATCCTGGCCAGCGATGATCAGGTCGCCATCGACGCTGTCGCGGCGAAAATGATGGGCTTCGATCCGCTGGCGGAGCTTCGGTATGTGCGATTGGCGCATGACCGCGGGCTCGGCATCGGCGATGTCCGCGACATCGAAATCGTGGGCGACGACATCAGCAACGAGCGCTGGGGCTTCGAGGTGGGTGACAACGGCGCAAGCCGCGTCGGCGATATCATGTGGTTCGGACCCCTCAAGGGCTTGCAGAAGCTTTTCTTCCACACGCCGCTCGTGCATGCGTTTGTGGCCGGCTCTGAAATCTATCATGATTACTACCGCTGGCCGCTGAAGGACAAGCGAACATTCGAGAACTGGCTCGCCTCCACAACATGGGGCGCGCTGTTCAATGAGTACCGCCGGAAGGGAACGCTCGCGGATTGA
- a CDS encoding ATP-binding protein produces the protein MISTVLRNLVQNAVKYTPRGGTIIVDVQCQAGENTATISVIDSGIGMDEAVRATLFEITNSHSIPGTEKEKGTGLGLILCRELIAMHGQKLSVASEPGRGSTFTFTLQLA, from the coding sequence ATGATCTCCACGGTGTTGCGTAATCTCGTGCAGAACGCCGTGAAGTACACGCCCCGGGGCGGCACCATCATTGTGGATGTGCAGTGTCAGGCGGGCGAGAATACGGCGACGATTTCCGTCATTGACAGTGGTATCGGTATGGATGAAGCGGTGCGGGCGACGCTGTTCGAAATAACGAATTCGCACAGTATTCCCGGAACGGAAAAGGAAAAAGGGACCGGGCTGGGGTTGATTCTGTGCAGAGAGCTCATCGCGATGCACGGGCAGAAATTGTCCGTCGCGTCCGAACCCGGGAGGGGCAGTACGTTTACGTTTACATTGCAGCTCGCATAG
- a CDS encoding ATP-binding protein — MKAPFFSHIPQVMTIPVLIILLVIVHPVRGDAQRLNELQFEQLRVEQGLSQGLVKAIVQDKSGYLWFGTADGLNRYDGYRFVVYRPDGKDSSSLGSGRIVALAVDAANTLWIGTDEGIFSRDPRSGKFTRHSTRFDSQVSYYRDGIAALHVDNTGRLWVATHGSGLHRYTPQTGTWRQYSYAAGRGSGVASNDIHGILPSGSRYLWLVAHGAGMNLFDMTTGKGTVIRPVFRHGSDSLVTSAVLAGDSILWVGTLSGGIAKLSLKTMRWEDVTDSYSSLQGKQFVRPNTMLLDRRGRIWCGSEASGMLMFDTRSRVVHRFVQQSGRASSLGTDGIRALFEDRSGIVWIGSNGRGLSYTAPSIKPFGLIHERGLGPYSLSFESVRALYVDTQDHIWIGGYGGLNSVDREGRVRVISQLSRDYRRPGLPGGFVNSIYTIHPHPRTPGVLLLGTEGDGIYTMEMKSGKLGRFRTRGSQGIVGGIISKMTRTRDGSLWVGTESGISIVDAKSLTVRYLQISPLVRTSGARDIVRDIRQDERGWVYIALDRSGLMIMDPQHGHGTLLSHDPMDPTSLPSNSVYCIHIDRGGNVWAGTGRGLSSYDPSKGVFTTYTTRDGLPNDVIYGILEDDDGQFWLSTNYGLARFHPERGVTATYDAEDGLQGNEFNAAAFYRTTDGEMLFGGVAGVTHFHPGMIQNNSYVPPLVVTACKIGDRALRYQIISGDTLVIPATENQTYLTFAALNFIRPGENRYRYQIDGVHADWQNLGSSRDLSLIGLEPGFYTLLVQGSNNDGVWNPDKMILYLNVRPALYETVWFRILGILLLGAVVFAVFRWRIASHRIQERKLALLIDERTARLTRMNEQLLHEIEHRRRAEEEAYRANAVKSEFLAHMSHEIRTPMNAILGFTELLQDRIKDDGSREYLDSIAISGNTLLQLINDILDLSRIEAGRLELVYKPTNIRALVNEVQRIFQWNVKKRNISFYAIVDDALPVELIIDDVRLRQILLNLVGNAVKFTERGSITIHAAMLHRQSSHCTVEFSIMDTGSGIPPAVIEKIFEPFQQGPSARDRQSGGTGLGLAISNRLVRMMHGHIDVRSEVGKGSTFRVLLPDVEIASDSGAQRTDTVSDQGETVAEALPQPSTVMLDDDLAACSAMLERIESKHYETWEQIRSRFVLQEIERFALTIQAVGEELGCRFFEDWTNTLLREVNSFDMDNLPHTLQSFEQEYRKLRQLATRSNEG; from the coding sequence ATGAAAGCCCCTTTCTTCAGTCACATCCCGCAAGTGATGACAATACCGGTGCTCATCATTCTGTTGGTCATCGTGCATCCCGTCAGGGGCGACGCGCAGCGACTGAATGAGCTGCAGTTCGAGCAGCTTCGCGTGGAGCAGGGCTTGTCTCAAGGTCTCGTCAAAGCGATAGTGCAGGACAAGAGCGGTTATCTATGGTTCGGCACTGCGGACGGACTGAATCGCTACGACGGTTATCGCTTTGTCGTATACCGACCAGACGGAAAGGATTCCTCCAGTCTCGGGAGTGGCCGCATTGTCGCCCTGGCGGTGGATGCTGCAAATACGTTATGGATTGGTACGGATGAGGGTATATTTTCCCGTGATCCGAGGTCCGGGAAATTTACCAGGCATTCGACACGATTCGATTCACAGGTTTCGTATTATCGCGATGGCATCGCCGCCTTGCACGTGGACAACACCGGCCGACTTTGGGTTGCGACACATGGCAGCGGATTGCATCGCTATACTCCGCAAACCGGGACATGGCGACAGTACAGTTATGCCGCCGGACGCGGCAGCGGGGTGGCGAGCAACGATATTCACGGGATTCTCCCCAGCGGCAGCCGTTACCTCTGGCTTGTCGCGCATGGGGCAGGGATGAACCTCTTCGACATGACCACCGGAAAGGGGACGGTCATTCGTCCGGTTTTCAGACACGGATCGGACTCGCTGGTCACCAGCGCTGTTCTCGCCGGCGATTCGATTCTGTGGGTAGGCACGCTGTCCGGTGGTATCGCGAAACTTTCGTTGAAAACGATGAGATGGGAAGATGTGACGGACAGCTACTCGTCGCTGCAGGGGAAGCAATTCGTCAGACCCAACACCATGTTGCTGGACAGACGCGGGCGGATCTGGTGCGGATCGGAAGCGTCGGGGATGCTGATGTTCGATACGCGCAGCCGTGTCGTGCACCGCTTTGTACAGCAGTCCGGACGCGCCAGCAGTCTGGGCACCGATGGCATCCGCGCCCTGTTCGAGGATCGAAGCGGCATCGTATGGATCGGAAGCAACGGGCGTGGTCTGAGTTATACGGCACCATCCATCAAGCCTTTCGGATTGATCCATGAGCGCGGGCTGGGTCCGTACTCGTTGTCCTTCGAGAGCGTGCGGGCGTTGTACGTTGATACGCAGGATCATATTTGGATCGGAGGATACGGCGGATTGAACAGTGTTGACCGCGAAGGCAGAGTCAGAGTCATTTCACAACTTTCCCGTGATTATCGTCGTCCGGGTCTGCCGGGAGGTTTCGTCAACAGCATTTACACCATCCATCCGCATCCCCGCACGCCGGGGGTGCTGCTGCTCGGGACGGAAGGGGACGGCATATACACCATGGAGATGAAAAGCGGAAAACTTGGCCGCTTCCGTACCAGGGGGTCGCAGGGGATAGTGGGGGGCATCATTTCCAAAATGACCCGGACACGAGACGGCTCGCTCTGGGTGGGGACAGAGTCCGGGATTTCCATTGTGGATGCGAAATCCCTGACCGTGCGCTACCTGCAGATCTCTCCGCTCGTGCGTACCAGCGGTGCGCGCGATATTGTGCGGGACATTCGTCAGGACGAACGAGGGTGGGTGTACATTGCTCTCGATCGCTCCGGACTCATGATCATGGATCCGCAGCACGGACATGGCACCCTGTTGTCGCATGATCCAATGGATCCCACCTCGCTGCCTTCCAACAGCGTCTATTGCATACACATTGACCGCGGCGGGAACGTCTGGGCCGGCACCGGAAGGGGATTGAGTTCCTACGATCCATCGAAAGGGGTTTTTACAACATACACCACCCGTGACGGGCTTCCGAACGACGTGATCTACGGCATTCTGGAAGACGATGACGGACAATTCTGGCTCAGTACCAATTACGGACTTGCGCGCTTCCATCCGGAGCGGGGGGTGACCGCAACCTACGATGCGGAAGACGGACTTCAGGGAAACGAATTCAACGCCGCCGCCTTTTATCGGACAACGGACGGAGAAATGCTTTTTGGAGGAGTCGCCGGCGTCACGCATTTCCATCCCGGGATGATACAGAACAATTCCTACGTGCCGCCGCTTGTGGTGACGGCGTGCAAGATCGGTGACAGGGCGCTGCGCTACCAGATTATTTCGGGTGATACCCTGGTTATTCCCGCGACGGAGAATCAGACCTACCTGACCTTCGCCGCATTGAATTTTATTCGTCCCGGTGAAAACCGTTACCGCTACCAGATCGACGGGGTACATGCCGACTGGCAGAATCTCGGATCCTCCCGCGATCTCTCACTGATCGGTCTGGAGCCCGGTTTTTACACACTGCTCGTTCAGGGCTCGAACAACGATGGTGTCTGGAATCCCGATAAAATGATCCTGTACCTGAATGTGCGTCCGGCCTTATATGAGACGGTCTGGTTCCGCATTCTGGGTATTCTGCTGCTGGGCGCAGTTGTCTTTGCCGTGTTTCGCTGGCGCATCGCGTCGCATCGCATACAGGAACGCAAGCTGGCCCTGCTCATTGACGAGCGCACTGCACGGCTTACCCGCATGAACGAACAACTCTTGCACGAGATCGAGCATCGTCGTCGCGCCGAAGAGGAGGCCTACCGGGCCAACGCGGTCAAGAGCGAATTTCTCGCGCATATGAGTCACGAAATTCGGACACCGATGAACGCCATCCTGGGATTCACGGAACTTCTTCAGGATCGGATCAAGGACGACGGCAGCAGGGAATACCTCGATTCCATCGCCATAAGCGGCAACACTCTGCTGCAACTCATCAACGACATTCTTGACCTCTCCCGCATCGAAGCGGGACGGCTGGAACTCGTGTACAAACCGACGAATATTCGCGCGCTGGTCAACGAGGTACAACGTATTTTTCAGTGGAATGTAAAAAAGCGGAACATCAGCTTCTACGCCATTGTTGATGACGCCCTGCCGGTGGAGCTCATCATCGATGATGTGCGGTTGAGGCAGATTCTGCTGAATCTCGTCGGCAATGCGGTCAAGTTCACCGAACGCGGTTCCATCACCATACATGCCGCAATGCTGCATCGGCAGAGTTCGCATTGTACCGTCGAGTTCTCCATCATGGATACGGGGAGCGGTATTCCACCCGCGGTGATCGAAAAAATCTTCGAACCTTTTCAGCAAGGACCGAGCGCACGCGACAGACAAAGCGGCGGGACCGGCCTGGGGCTCGCCATCTCCAACCGTCTGGTGCGCATGATGCACGGTCATATCGATGTCAGAAGCGAGGTCGGAAAGGGCAGCACATTCCGCGTATTACTTCCTGATGTCGAAATCGCTTCCGATAGCGGCGCACAGCGCACCGACACCGTCAGCGATCAGGGAGAAACCGTTGCCGAAGCGCTGCCGCAGCCATCCACCGTGATGCTCGACGACGATCTCGCCGCGTGCAGCGCAATGCTTGAAAGAATCGAGAGCAAACACTATGAAACCTGGGAGCAGATACGAAGCCGTTTCGTACTTCAGGAAATTGAGCGCTTCGCCCTGACGATTCAGGCGGTGGGGGAGGAACTGGGGTGCCGGTTCTTCGAGGATTGGACAAATACCCTTCTGCGGGAGGTAAATAGTTTTGATATGGACAATTTGCCCCATACATTACAAAGTTTCGAGCAGGAATACCGCAAACTGCGGCAACTTGCCACACGCTCCAACGAAGGTTAA
- a CDS encoding MmgE/PrpD family protein, with protein METSISRRIAEFAVNLTYDDLPERVVHEVHRYLYDSIGCAYGASHTRDVNIIRDIYLEMGGEGEATLLGFGDKMPAVNATLVNSLMIRALDFNDIYWKEDPSHPSDIIPAALSVGEKVNASMKDVITAIVLAYEFEQRLCEFAVPGVRERKWHHATLTQFVSPIVAGKVLGLTVDQMVNAIGINGCHNHTIGCPTAGKLTMMKNTVDPMATQTGVFAALMAQRGYTGTEAVYEGKEGFMDVYGPDWNLDKLLGGLGDSFKILECSMKAFPTEALTHTHITCALKAVTENNISYDQIQEVRVTTIARACDILFDPHKYRPDSRETADHSLPYCLAAALVDHKVTTQSFSEEKLKDPRIWEVIDKIKGEASEEFEKMFPAKQPSRVLVRTTDGREFSEYLEYPKGDPREPMSMEDLENKFNALSAKLLSPEAQAAKKDIIFRCQDFSARDFMKSMIV; from the coding sequence ATGGAGACATCCATTTCACGTCGCATCGCGGAATTCGCCGTCAATCTCACATACGATGATCTGCCCGAACGCGTCGTTCACGAAGTGCATCGCTACCTGTATGACTCTATCGGCTGTGCGTACGGCGCATCGCACACCCGGGATGTCAACATCATTCGGGATATCTATCTCGAAATGGGTGGCGAAGGGGAAGCAACCCTGCTGGGTTTCGGGGACAAAATGCCCGCCGTAAACGCCACACTCGTCAATTCGCTGATGATCCGCGCACTGGATTTCAATGACATTTACTGGAAGGAAGATCCGTCGCATCCGTCGGACATCATCCCGGCGGCGCTGTCTGTCGGCGAAAAGGTCAACGCGTCGATGAAGGATGTCATCACCGCAATCGTGCTCGCCTATGAATTCGAGCAACGCCTCTGTGAATTTGCGGTACCCGGCGTGCGCGAGCGTAAATGGCATCACGCGACGCTCACGCAGTTCGTCTCGCCCATTGTCGCGGGCAAGGTGCTCGGACTCACGGTCGATCAGATGGTGAACGCCATCGGCATCAACGGCTGCCATAATCATACCATCGGCTGTCCCACCGCCGGCAAGCTTACCATGATGAAAAACACCGTGGACCCCATGGCCACGCAGACGGGGGTGTTCGCAGCGTTGATGGCTCAACGCGGGTACACTGGTACCGAGGCCGTCTACGAGGGCAAGGAAGGGTTTATGGACGTGTACGGTCCCGACTGGAACCTGGATAAACTACTTGGCGGCCTGGGCGATTCCTTCAAGATTCTTGAGTGCAGTATGAAGGCCTTCCCGACCGAGGCCCTCACGCACACACATATCACCTGCGCACTGAAAGCTGTAACGGAAAACAACATCTCCTATGATCAGATTCAGGAAGTACGGGTGACGACCATTGCCCGCGCGTGTGATATTCTCTTCGATCCGCACAAGTACCGCCCGGATTCCCGTGAAACGGCCGATCACTCCCTGCCGTACTGCCTTGCCGCCGCGCTGGTGGACCACAAGGTGACGACGCAGTCCTTCTCCGAAGAGAAACTGAAAGATCCGCGAATCTGGGAAGTGATAGACAAAATCAAGGGGGAAGCGTCGGAGGAATTCGAGAAGATGTTCCCGGCCAAGCAACCCTCGCGCGTGCTTGTTCGCACCACGGACGGACGGGAGTTCAGCGAGTACCTCGAGTATCCGAAGGGCGATCCGCGTGAGCCTATGAGCATGGAGGATCTCGAGAACAAGTTCAACGCTCTGTCCGCCAAACTGCTTTCGCCCGAAGCGCAGGCGGCGAAGAAGGATATCATTTTCCGTTGTCAGGATTTCTCGGCGAGGGATTTCATGAAAAGTATGATCGTGTGA
- the lysF gene encoding homoaconitase, with the protein MAQNLIEAIAQRYAVGLEAGQTIHSGDYIYIQPAHVMTHDNTGAVIPKFRSIGATKVHNPRQIVITLDHNVQDRSEKNLEKYAKIENFARAHGIDFYPAGRGIGHQIMCEEGYAWPGTMAVASDSHSNMYGGLGCLGTPIVRTDAAAIWATGRTWWKVPPVAQVALTGTLMPGVTGKDVIIALCGVFNKDEVLNHAIEFTGDGIAQLSVDQRLTIANMTTEWGALAGVFPVDEVTLDWLSARAGFVAQRGLEGVASDTDGEGMHPRMNARRIEQLAAAIPQASPDAVYAKVLTLDLSTVTPHVSGPNHVKTMSPVAVMREQRIPIQKAYLLSCVNGRVEDLAEAAAVLRGRRVAEGVQLYVAAASSEVQAESERRGDWPALIDAGAIALPPGCGPCIGLGVGLLEDGEVGISATNRNFKGRMGSPSAQAYLASPAIVAASAVAGYIDMPGDGHAREAVGSIRIPERQTAARGETIVIDGFPPIVTGELLFCHQDNLNTDGIYPGKYTYNDDFTPEQQAQVAMENYDPAFQSLVREGDILVGGFNFGTGSSREQAATALKYRGIRLVLAGSLSETYARNAINNGFLVVEAPQLVRDLKQRLGAEHPTVRTGVIAEIDFRTSEIRTGGVAYSIDPIGPAAQELILADGLEPWIMQRLG; encoded by the coding sequence ATGGCACAGAATCTCATCGAAGCCATTGCCCAGCGTTATGCTGTCGGTCTCGAAGCCGGGCAAACCATCCACTCGGGTGACTACATCTACATTCAGCCCGCACATGTCATGACACATGATAATACCGGGGCTGTCATTCCGAAATTCAGAAGCATCGGAGCGACGAAAGTCCACAATCCCAGACAGATCGTCATCACGCTCGACCACAACGTGCAGGACAGGAGCGAAAAGAATCTCGAGAAGTATGCAAAGATCGAGAACTTCGCCCGCGCGCACGGTATAGACTTTTATCCGGCCGGCAGAGGGATCGGTCATCAGATCATGTGCGAGGAGGGCTATGCGTGGCCTGGCACCATGGCCGTCGCATCCGACAGCCACAGCAACATGTACGGCGGGCTCGGGTGTCTCGGAACACCAATCGTGCGAACGGATGCCGCAGCCATATGGGCGACCGGACGCACCTGGTGGAAGGTACCGCCTGTCGCACAGGTGGCTCTGACGGGTACGCTCATGCCCGGTGTAACCGGAAAGGACGTCATCATCGCACTGTGCGGGGTATTCAACAAGGACGAGGTGCTGAACCACGCCATCGAATTCACCGGAGACGGCATCGCTCAGCTCAGTGTGGATCAGCGACTGACCATTGCCAATATGACGACGGAATGGGGAGCGCTCGCGGGAGTCTTTCCCGTGGACGAGGTGACCCTCGACTGGCTCAGTGCGCGCGCCGGTTTCGTCGCGCAACGAGGACTCGAGGGTGTCGCCAGTGATACCGACGGAGAGGGTATGCATCCTCGCATGAACGCCCGGCGCATTGAACAACTCGCCGCGGCCATTCCGCAGGCCTCGCCGGATGCGGTGTACGCAAAAGTACTGACACTGGATCTGTCAACGGTCACACCGCATGTATCGGGTCCCAATCATGTCAAGACGATGTCACCCGTCGCCGTGATGCGCGAGCAGCGCATCCCGATACAGAAGGCCTATCTGCTCTCCTGCGTCAACGGCCGCGTGGAGGACCTCGCGGAAGCCGCTGCCGTGCTGCGCGGCCGGCGCGTCGCGGAAGGGGTGCAGCTTTACGTCGCCGCCGCTTCAAGCGAAGTTCAGGCGGAGAGCGAACGGCGCGGCGACTGGCCCGCACTGATCGATGCCGGCGCGATTGCACTGCCTCCGGGTTGCGGCCCGTGCATCGGGCTTGGTGTCGGCTTACTGGAGGACGGGGAAGTGGGAATTTCCGCCACAAACAGGAACTTCAAAGGCCGCATGGGCTCGCCCAGCGCACAGGCCTATCTCGCTTCGCCGGCTATCGTTGCGGCGTCTGCGGTAGCTGGCTATATCGACATGCCGGGCGACGGACACGCGCGCGAAGCCGTGGGAAGCATTCGGATACCGGAACGACAAACCGCTGCGCGCGGCGAAACCATTGTCATTGATGGATTTCCGCCGATCGTCACGGGGGAACTGTTGTTCTGCCATCAGGACAACCTGAACACCGACGGCATCTACCCCGGCAAGTACACCTACAACGACGATTTCACGCCGGAGCAGCAAGCGCAGGTGGCCATGGAAAACTATGACCCTGCCTTTCAATCGCTTGTGCGGGAAGGAGACATTCTCGTCGGTGGCTTCAATTTCGGAACAGGAAGCTCACGCGAGCAAGCCGCCACCGCGCTGAAGTATCGCGGCATTCGCCTGGTGCTTGCAGGGTCGCTCAGCGAGACCTATGCACGCAATGCAATCAATAACGGCTTCCTCGTCGTCGAGGCGCCGCAACTCGTCAGAGATCTCAAGCAGCGTCTCGGCGCCGAACACCCTACGGTACGTACAGGCGTGATCGCGGAAATCGATTTCCGTACGTCGGAGATTCGTACCGGTGGTGTTGCGTACAGTATCGATCCCATCGGACCCGCCGCGCAGGAACTTATCCTCGCCGACGGCCTCGAGCCCTGGATTATGCAGCGGCTCGGTTGA
- a CDS encoding HD domain-containing protein, translating to MSELVNRLLPEIQAIGDADLREKVAACWQEAIDFRGWTEELLLGIPFTLLASNVTISFLDHVRAVCLMCIATDDVLTAIHKEKKTPINRDYLIAGALLADVGKLFEYEILDGKPVKSDYGKHIRHPFSGVGLAFKHGVPSEVMHIIATHSKEGEGEKRLPESIVFHHCDFIDFELVK from the coding sequence ATGAGTGAACTCGTAAACCGCCTGCTTCCAGAAATTCAAGCGATCGGCGACGCGGACCTGCGGGAAAAGGTTGCCGCGTGCTGGCAGGAAGCGATTGATTTCCGGGGATGGACGGAAGAGTTGCTTCTCGGTATTCCATTTACGCTGCTTGCGTCCAATGTCACTATCTCATTCCTGGATCATGTTCGCGCTGTTTGCCTGATGTGTATCGCCACCGACGATGTGCTCACCGCTATACACAAGGAGAAGAAAACTCCGATCAATCGCGACTACCTCATTGCCGGCGCCTTGCTCGCGGATGTCGGCAAACTGTTCGAGTACGAGATCCTCGACGGCAAGCCCGTGAAATCCGATTACGGAAAACACATACGGCATCCGTTCAGCGGTGTCGGCCTTGCCTTCAAGCATGGTGTGCCCTCGGAAGTGATGCACATCATCGCCACGCACTCCAAGGAAGGAGAAGGTGAAAAGCGCCTGCCCGAAAGCATCGTGTTTCATCATTGCGACTTCATCGATTTCGAACTCGTGAAATAG
- a CDS encoding LUD domain-containing protein, giving the protein MNARDVLYSLLPASGEGMRSAHYADLAVRLRDLACSAGSATAEQFERNAIAAGSTVLRCNRSDAAERFVAHARGKSCVVLAEDMLLRTLGIDERLLAQLPGISVFNGASAPDRDVRSFNAADIGVTAALAGIADSGAVIAAVSHGETRSVSLLSDEHVAFLPVERIVPTLHAAAPLLEELVRVEKKSAVTLIGGPSKTADIEKVLVTGVHGPGTLTVVLIETP; this is encoded by the coding sequence GTGAACGCTCGTGACGTCTTGTATTCGTTGCTGCCGGCAAGCGGGGAGGGGATGAGATCGGCGCATTACGCGGATCTGGCCGTGCGACTCCGTGACCTGGCCTGTAGCGCAGGAAGCGCGACGGCGGAGCAATTTGAAAGAAATGCCATCGCAGCGGGAAGCACGGTGCTACGCTGCAACCGCAGCGATGCCGCGGAGCGCTTTGTCGCACACGCCAGGGGCAAGAGCTGTGTTGTATTGGCGGAGGACATGCTGCTTCGAACCCTCGGGATCGATGAGCGGCTCCTCGCCCAACTGCCGGGCATCAGCGTGTTCAACGGCGCTTCCGCGCCGGATCGCGACGTGCGCAGCTTCAATGCCGCGGATATCGGCGTGACAGCCGCGCTGGCCGGTATTGCCGATTCCGGAGCTGTGATCGCGGCTGTTTCACACGGAGAGACTCGTTCCGTATCTTTGCTGTCGGATGAACATGTCGCTTTTCTCCCCGTCGAGCGCATCGTTCCCACACTGCACGCAGCCGCTCCACTATTGGAAGAGCTGGTGCGCGTCGAAAAGAAAAGCGCTGTGACGCTGATCGGAGGCCCGAGCAAAACCGCCGATATCGAAAAAGTGCTCGTTACCGGCGTTCACGGTCCCGGGACGCTTACCGTCGTACTGATAGAAACCCCGTGA